From the Nocardiopsis changdeensis genome, one window contains:
- a CDS encoding response regulator, translating into MIRVLLADDESLIRSGIAAILGSDPGITVVGEAADGREAADLAARERPDVALLDIQMPGVDGFAAIEAVRAASPATAVAMLTTFGRDEYVARALDGGASGFLLKASPPRELLAGVRAVAAGGAVLSPKVTGRVIEGFRRRRGADAHARLDTLSPRERQVLAQLGSGASNAEIARTLHLAEDTVKTHVSAVLSRLGVRNRVQAAIIAHDAGLSETARD; encoded by the coding sequence ATGATCCGGGTGCTGCTGGCCGACGACGAATCGCTGATCCGGTCGGGCATCGCGGCGATCCTGGGCTCCGACCCGGGGATCACCGTGGTGGGCGAGGCCGCCGACGGCCGGGAGGCGGCCGACCTGGCCGCGCGGGAGCGCCCGGACGTGGCGCTGCTGGACATCCAGATGCCGGGGGTGGACGGGTTCGCCGCGATCGAGGCGGTGCGCGCGGCCTCCCCTGCCACGGCGGTGGCGATGCTCACCACCTTCGGCCGGGACGAGTACGTGGCCCGGGCGCTGGACGGCGGGGCCAGCGGGTTCCTCCTCAAGGCCTCTCCCCCGCGCGAGCTGCTGGCCGGGGTGCGGGCGGTGGCGGCGGGCGGCGCCGTGCTGTCGCCCAAGGTCACCGGCCGGGTCATCGAGGGCTTCCGGCGGCGCCGGGGCGCGGACGCCCACGCCCGGCTCGACACCCTCAGCCCGCGCGAGCGCCAGGTGCTGGCCCAACTGGGCTCGGGGGCCTCCAACGCCGAGATCGCGCGCACCCTGCACCTGGCCGAGGACACGGTCAAGACGCACGTCAGCGCGGTGCTGTCCCGGCTGGGGGTGCGCAACCGGGTGCAGGCGGCGATCATCGCCCACGACGCCGGGCTCTCGGAGACCGCGCGCGACTAG
- a CDS encoding MarR family winged helix-turn-helix transcriptional regulator, with protein sequence MNDPDVARLLVRVINISNRLARYAAHETGERTSPATWRALSVLQEKGPLRLGVLAEFCRVRQPTMTVIVESLNASGYVLRRPDPADGRAHLHELTPAGAEALDDWRRRVGEALLPLFDDLSEHERALLADAVALLDGRLRRGEG encoded by the coding sequence GTGAACGACCCGGATGTCGCCCGCCTGCTGGTGCGCGTGATCAACATCAGCAACCGCCTGGCGCGCTACGCCGCCCACGAGACCGGGGAGCGGACCTCCCCGGCGACTTGGCGGGCGCTGAGCGTGCTCCAGGAGAAGGGGCCGCTGCGGCTGGGCGTGCTGGCCGAGTTCTGCCGGGTGCGCCAGCCCACGATGACGGTGATCGTGGAGTCCCTGAACGCCTCGGGGTACGTGCTGCGGCGGCCGGATCCGGCGGACGGGCGGGCGCACCTGCACGAGCTGACCCCGGCGGGCGCCGAGGCGCTGGACGACTGGCGCCGCCGGGTCGGCGAGGCGCTGCTGCCGCTGTTCGACGACCTCTCCGAGCACGAGCGCGCCCTGCTGGCCGACGCGGTGGCGCTGCTGGACGGGCGGTTGCGGCGCGGCGAGGGCTGA